GAGATAGGAATCGCCCGCCGAGCCATCGACCCAGCCGTCGAAACGCGACGCCTGCTTGAACGCCCCGTCGCAGGCCGCGAGGAACTCGGTCTCGTCCAGCCCGATCGTCTGGAGCGTCGTTCGCATCGTCGGCCAGGTGCCTTCGCCGACGCCGACGATCGCGACGTCGGGCGCCTCGACCACCGTCACCGACAGCGGCGCCGCCTTCGCCCGCCGCGATGTCGCGAGCAGCGACGCCGCCAGCCAGCCGGCGGTGCCGCCGCCCACGATGACAACCCTCTCGATCGCGCTATTCATTGTCACCGATCCTAGGCTACGCTTCGTGATCCGTCACGCAAAAGAGCCGCGCCCGAAAAGGCGCGACCCCCTTGCCGGAAACCCGGCGGACGGGTTCCGCCGTTCTAGAAGCTGAACCTGACCCCTGCCGCATAGCGGGCGAAGCCCGGCTGGACGAAGGTGACATTGTTCTTGCTGCGAAGGTGCCCGCGGCGGCCCTCGCCCGTCAGGTTGATCGCCTCGACGAACCCCGTAAAGCCCGGGATGAACTCATAGCTCGCGCTCGCGTCGATCTGCCAATATTCCTCGGTATAGAAGGGGTTCGGGCCCGTTCCCGCGAGGAATTCGTCGCGCCAGTTCCACGCGACGCGCGCCTGGAGGCCATTCTTGTCATAGAAGGCCACGGCGTTGGCGCTGTCGCTGAGTCCGGTCAGCGCGAACTGCGCCACCGACGACGGCTGCGTATTGTCGTACGTCGCATCGCCGTTGACGATCGTATAGTTCAGGATGACGCCGAAGCCGGTATCCCAGAAGCTGTGCTGGAGCGCGAACTCCCAGCCGTTGAGCGACGCAGTCTGGTCGCTGTTCACCGGCGTCGCGATTTCGAAATTGACGAGCGGATCGCCGGGCGCGGCATTGATGATGTTGCCCGTGACCGTGTCGGGGAAATTCTCGATGATATATTCGCGAATTTGCCCGACAGTCGCACCCGACCCGATCGCGGCGATCGCGGCATTCCAGCGCGGCCCGCCCACCGGCGTCGTCAACCCGAACGCACTCGAGTCGATCCGCGTCGAGGATATGAAATTGCTCACATCCTTGTGGAAATAGCCCACCGACAGATAGGAATCGCGGCCGTAATACCACTCCGCCGACAGGTCGATATTCTTCGACTTGTACGGGACCAGCCCCGGATTGCCCTGCGCACCCGTGCCGCCGCCGACGCGGAACAGCGTATCGATCGTCCGCCCGCCCTGCATGCTGGCATAGTCGGGGCGCGTGATCGTGTGGCTGTAGGATGCACGCAGCTTGATGTCCTCCATCGGAGAGATGTCGAAATCGATCGCCGGCAGCCAATTGTCGTAGGAGCCCTTGAACCGCGTAAAGTCGCTTTCGCCCGAAAAGACGACGTTGAATTCATTGTCGCCGACCCAGGTGGTCGTCACCGGCACCGGCACCAGCGCCGCCGACGAGATATCGGTCGTCTCATACCGGATACCCGCCGTGAAATGCGCGGGATTCTGGAACAGGTCGAATACCGTCGCGACCTGCAGATAGGGCGCCAGCGTCTTTTCGGAGATGCGCCGATCGGTGTTGAAGACGGCAAGGCAGGTGCCCGGCTGTGCAGCGCCCGTCGCGGGGTTGCTGCAGACCTGATAATTCTGCTCGTTCAGGTCGGCCAGTCGCTCGAAATCGAAGGTATAGAAACTCTCGATCATCCCCGATTGCGCAAGACCGGGGAATTTGTCGGGCAGCGTGACGAGTTTGAAAATGTCGTCGGGAATATCCGCCGCCGGACCCGCGCCGCCCCATGTGTCGTCGTTCTGGATCGTGCCGAACGCCGAGCGCACCTTGCTGTCGACATAGGAAACGCCGAAATCGATGCTGTCGAGGAAACCGCCGTCATGGTCATATTGGCCGCGCAGCTGCACCTGGTTGATCCGGTTGCGGAAAAAAGCGTTGCGGAAGGCATTACCCGTCGGCGTGATCAACGACGCGTCGAGCGGGTCGATGCCCGGATACATGCCGTAGGAGATGACCGGCAGGTCATTCTCGAAATTGATCGTCTGATTCTGCACGCCAAAGACGGCATTACCCAGCGACATGCTCGACCCGAAGCGGTTGACCGGATTGACCTCGGCGGTCGAATGATGCGCGTCGAGCTCGAACGTCACCCCGTCCGTGCCCTTCCATTCGAGGTTGAAGCCGAGCGAATTATTCTCCGCCCGGTTTTCGGTCAGCGCGCCGCTGTACGACAGATCCTTGCCGCCATAGAGCGCGTCGGGCCCGGGCGTCCCGGTCGGCGGCGCGAATATCTCGCTGTAAAAGATCGGCCCGGCGACCGGCCCGTCGGTCCACGCGCTCGACGTGTTTTCGTGGTTGAACCAGACGCCGACATTGCTGTTCCGCGTTTCGACCGTGTTGCGCGAATAGACATAGTCGACCGTCGCGGTCAGTTCATCGGTCGGCCGGAACTGTAGCACCGCCTGCCCGTTGATGCGCTCGCGATTGATGTCGTTGAGGTCATAGGACGCATTCTGCGGCACCTGATAGACGTCGTCGGGGCCAGGACGGTTGGTGATGTTGTCGGCGCGCGGATCGCCCGGCTGCGCGAGCGAACCCCAGTTGTTTTCGCTGCCCAGATAACCGTCGCGCCAGCCGACATTCGCCGTGTTGGTGCTCGACTTGCGCTTCTGGTACGATCCCGCGATCATGATGCCGATGCGGTCTTCGGCGAAAGTCGTGCTGAAGATGCCCGACACTTCGGGCGTGATCGGGTCGCCATTGTTGCGCGACGTATCGTAGACGCCCTTGACCGAAAGGCTGCCGCGCATCCCCGGATTGTCGAGCGGGCGCGGCGTGCGAATGTTGATCGACGAACCGATGCCGCCCGATTCGATCGTCGCCCGGCCGCTTTTGTAGACCTCGACCGACGCGATGCCTTCGGACGCGAGGTTGGCAAAATCGAACGACCGCGACGACGGCGCGCTGCCGCCGTCGCCGATCAGCGCGGTCGGCATCTGGCGGCCGTTCAATGTCACGAGGTTGAATTCGGGGCCGAAGCCGCGGACCGTGACCAGCGAACCTTCGCCGTTCGAGCGGTCGATCGACACGCCCGTGATGCGCTGGAGCGATTCGGCGAGGTTGGTGTCGGGGAATTTGCCGATGTCTTCGGCAGAGATCGCATCGACGACGCCCTGCGCCTCGCGCTTGATGTCGGCTGATGCAGCGAGCGAGGCACGAATGCCCGTCACGATGATTTCATCACCGCCAACTTCGCTGTCGGCCGGCGCTTCCTGCGCGAAGGCGACCTGCGCCATGCCCATCATCGACAGCGCCGAAGTCCCGGCCAGAAACTTGGCAAGCCACTGCTTTTGAGACGCCCGCATCCCCATTTCTCCCACATAGCCGCTCTCTTTTGGTGGCGGCATTCCCGTTATGTGAACGTTATCTAAATGGGAACGTTCTCATTGTCAACGCATCGACCGTTGCATTTGGGTCACAATGCTGCGCTTTTTTGTGCGGCAAACGTATGCAGCAAAGCGCCCGCCGCGGAAATGCGTCAGCGGCTCCAGCGCGCGAAAATCGCCGTTGGCAGCAGCAGCCCCCTCGCCTCCTCGCGCACCGCCAGTTCGCCGCACTCGACCTTGCCCGGCAGGTCGGCGAAAAGCTGCGCGACCAGCTCGCCGATCGCGAGCGCCGACATGCGCACGGCGTAGACGGTCAGGAACAGCGCCCGGCTGTCGGCGTCGAGCAAACGGCGGCAGTCGGTGAGCAAGGGCGCGAGCCCCTCCTCGATCTGCCAGCGCTCGCCGCCCGGCCCGCGCCCGAACTTCGGCGGGTCGAGCAGGATCGCATCGTAACGCCGCTCGCGCCGCACCTCGCGCGCGGTGAACTTGCCCGCATCGTCGACGATCCAGCGCACCGGCTTGTCGGCCAGGCCGGCAAGCGCCGCATTCTCGCGCGCCTGCCCCACCGACTTCTTCGACGCATCGACATGCGTGACCGAGGCCCCCGCCGCGGCGAGCGCCTGGCTCCCGACGCCCGTATAGCCGAAGAGGTTGAGAAAGGCGGGATCGGGCTTGTCGGCCACCTGGCCGCGCAGCCAGTCCCACACCGGCGCCATGTCGGGGAAGAAACCGAGATGGCGGAACGGGGTGCACGAGGCGGTGAAACGCGTCTCGCGCCACGCGAGCGGCCAGCCCTCGCTGGGCACGGGCTTGTTATAATACCAGCGCCCGCCACCATCGTCGTCGGACGCAGGGATGAATTCGCCGTCGGCGGCTTCCCATTCGCTCGGCGGAAGCGCCGGCGCCCACATCGCCTGCGGCTCGGGGCGGATGAAGCGATAACGGCCGTATCGTTCGAGCTTGCGCCCGTGGCCGCTGTCGACCAGCCCATAATCGTCCCACGCCTCGCCGACGAGCGTGACAAGGGGTAAGAGGTCAGCCACGCGCCGCTTCCGCGAGGACAAAGGCCTTCACCGCGTCATAGTCGCCGGGCAGCTTCGTATAGCGCTCTTCGCGCTCGAAGAGGTTGCCCAGCCGCGCGGGCAGCGGCGGGCGCACGCCGGTCGCGCGCTCGACCGCCTCGCGGAATTTCGCGGGATGCGCTGTCGCGAGCGTGACGACGGGAATATCGGCATCGATCTCCAGCGCGCGCGCGGCGGCGAGGCCGACGGCGCTGTGCGGGTCGATGATCTGCCCGCCATGCTCCTGCGCCCAGCGCAGCGCGAGCGCCATCGCGTCGCCGTCGATGCTCGCGCTCGAAAACAGGTCGCGCGCGCCGGCGAGCATGTCGGCAGGGATCGTCATCGCGCGGTTCGCGTCGAACTCGCTCATCATCCCGGTGATCGCGGCGTCGTCGCGGCCCGAGAGGTCGAACAGCAGGCGTTCGAAATTGCTGCTCACCTGGATGTCCATGCTCGGCGTCGCGGTCGGCGTCACCGTGCCCGCGCTATAGTCGCCGCTGGTCAGCGCGCGGTGGAGAATGTCGTTGACGTTGGTCGCGACGACGAGCTTTGCCACGGGCAGCCCCATCTGCGCCGCGACATAGCCCGCGAACACGTCGCCGAAATTGCCCGTCGGCACGCTGAACGCCACCGGACGGTCGGGTCCGCCAAGGCGCACCGCGGCGTAGAAATAATAGACGACCTGCGCCATCAGCCGCGCCCAGTTGATGCTGTTCACCGCCGACAGGTTGACCTGGCTCCGCGCTTCCTCGTCGCCGAACAGCCGCTTCACCATCGCCTGTGCGTCGTCGAAGCTGCCGTCGATCGCGATATTGTGGACGTTGGGCGCGAGCACCGTCGTCATCTGGCGCCGCTGCACGTCGCTGACACGCCCTTCGGGATGGAGCATGAAGATCTGGATATGCTCGCGTCCCGCGACCGCCTCGATCGCCGCCGACCCGGTATCGCCCGACGTCGCTCCGACGATCGTGATGTCGGTATCGCCGCCCGCCAGGAACTTTTCGAACAATTGCCCGAGCAATTGCAGCGCGACGTCCTTGAACGCCAGCGTCGGGCCGTGGAACAGTTCGAGCAGCCAGTGGCGATGGTCGAGCTGGACGAGCGGCGTCACCGCGTCATGGCTGAAGCGGCCATAGGCGGCGCGGCACAGGGTGCGCAGCTCGTCCTCGGTCAGCACGCCCTCGACGAAGGGCCGCATGATCCGCACCGCGGTTTCGGCATAGTCGAGCCCCGCGAGCGCGCGAATATCCTCCGCCGACATCCGCGGCCATTTCGCCGGCACATAGAGGCCGCCGTCGCTGGCAAGGCCGGCCAATGTCGCGGCACGAAAGTCGAGGGTCGGCGCGGAGCCGCGGGTGCTGATATATTCCATGGCGGCCCAGCGCCTAGCGGGAGAGGCTCAAGGCCGCAAGCGGCGACGGACAGCCAATATATAGATGACGAGCGCCGCGGCGGCGAACAGGAACCATTGCACCGCATAGGCCAGATGGTTGTTCGGCGTATCGTCGGCTGAAGGCACGCCGCTTGGGCGCAGGTTCGCAACCGGCGCGTCGGCGACCAGCATCGCGCGCGCGGGAACCGCCTTGCCCATCGCCCGCGCCATCACCGTCGGCTGCTCGGGACCGGGGACGATCGTCCCCTGCACCGTCCCGCCGCCCCATTTCGGCGGCGCAAAATCGTCGCCTATGCCGACATCGACGAGCACCCCCGGCCCTTCGGCGCCGGTCCGGCAATCGGCGATCATGCGGATTCCCGACTTGCCCTTGCGGTCGGTGCCGCTGCGCGGGTCCCAGCGCACAGGCTCGAGGCACACGATGCTGCTCTTGCGATAGAGGAAGCTGTCTTCCACCGGCGGCAGCTCGGGATAGGCCACCAGCGACGACATCGCCATATTGCGCTGGTAAAGCGCGATCAGCGCTTCCTTCTCGCTTTTGCGCTGGAGCTGCCAGACGCCGAGCGCGATCATCACCGCGACCGCGGCGAGCACGAGCAGGGTCGGGATCAGCGGCCAGCGCCGCACGGGCCGTTCGGCTGGTTCAGTCATGGTCATCGTCCACCCGCCGCCCCTCGGCGGCTTGCCGCTGATGCTCGCTCGCGAGCAGGGCCGCCTTGCCGACGCGCAGGCCATAGACGACGGCGGCGGCGGTCAGCGGTACCCACAGCACGACATGCACCCAGAAAGGCGGTCGGAACAAGGCATCGATCGTCAGCGCGATCGCGATCAGCAGCGCGCCGATGATCAGCGTCAGGAACGCCGCGGGCCCATCGCCGACATTATAGCTCTCGAAATCGAGCCCGCAGACGCGGCAACGCGGCGCGAATTTGACCGGCCCGTCGAACAGCGTCTGCGCGCCGCATTCGGGACAAAGGCCAAAAAGGGCAGCGCGCGCGATCGGCGGCTGCCCTTTTTGCGGTTGATTGCCAGCGGGCAATTTAGTGCGCGGCGACCGGCGCGCCCCAGCCGCCCCAGACATAGACGATGATGAAGAGGAACAGCCACACGACATCGACGAAGTGCCAGTACCAGGCCGCGGCTTCGAACCCGAAATGCTGCTGCGGCGTGAAGTGGCCCTTATAGGTGCGCACGAGGCAGACGATCAGGAAGATCGTGCCGACAAGCACGTGGAAGCCGTGGAAGCCGGTCGCCATATAGAAGGCCGAGCTATAGTTGCTCTGTCCGAAGCCGAACGGCGCATGGGCATATTCATAAGCCTGGATCGTCGAGAAGACCGCACCGAGGATGATCGTCAGCCACAGGCCCTTCTTGAGGCCTTCGCGGTCGCCGTGGATCAGCGAATGGTGCGCCCAGGTGATCGTGGTACCCGAGCAGAGCAGGATCAGCGTGTTGAGCAGCGGCAGCGAGAAGGCGTCGATGACTTCGATGCCCTTCGGCGGCCACATGGTGATCGCGTCGGCGCCATCCTGGCCGAACAGCGAGGTGACCGCACCTTCGGCATATTCGATCGGCACGGGAAAGAGCGAGAAGTCGAACCAGGCCCAGAACCAGCCGACAAAGAACATCACTTCGGACGCGATGAACAGGATCATGCCGTATCGCAGGTGCAGCTGGACGACAGGGGTATGATCGCCGGCATGCGCTTCGTTGATGACGTCCGACCACCAGCTGAAGAAGGTCGCGATCACGCCCATGAAGCCAAGGCCGAGAACCCATTTGCCGACGCCGCCAAAATGGTCGGCGTGCATCGACATGACGAGCCCGAAGAACATCACGAGCGCGGCAACCGAGCCGATGAGCGGCCAGACGCTGGGATTTACGAGGTGATAGTCATGATGTTTGGCACCGGCCATGTCACAATTCCCGTTTTTGCTGCCCCAGCATGACGATTCCCCATCATCTGCCGGTCTTGTTAGACTCTTGTTCGCGGCCTTAGCTCGCCTTTTTACCCTCGTCTACAGGGTGAAAGGTGTAGCTCAAGGTGATTTCCTGCACGTCGCGCGCGTCGGGGTCGTCCTTGATCTTCGGATCGACGAAGAACAGCACCGGCATGCGCATCTGTTGCCCCGGCTCCAGCCGTTGCTGGGTGAAGCAGAAGCACTGGATCTTGGTGAAATATTTGCCCGCCTGGGTCGGCGTGACGTTGAAGCTCGCGGTCCCGATGACGGGCTGCCCCGAATTATTCTCGGCGATGAAGATCGCCATGTCGCGCGCGCCGATGCTGACCGTGTCGGTCGGATGTTCAGGATAGAATTTCCACGGCAGGTTCGGCGAGACATTGGCGTCGAAGCGCACCGAAATCGTGTCTGACAGGATCTGCGGCTCCTCCGCTGCGGCGACCGGGTCGAAACGCTGCGTCGTGCCGCCGAAACCGGTCACGCGGCAAAAGAGATTATAGAGCGGCACCGCCGCGAAGCCGAGGCCCACCATCGCGAGTGCGAGCAGCGCGGCAAGGCTGGCGGTTTTCGCGTTGGGGGACACGCGGGCGATCATGCGAAAATCTGCATCTTGGCGATGGTGATGAAGAAAAAGAGGATCGCGAGCCCGCCGAGCATCCACGCCATCAGATTGGCGCGGCTGCGCTGACGGCGGCGATATTCGGCCTCGTCGAAAGGTTCGGGTCCAGAAGGTTCCTTAGAGTTTTCGTCGGTCATAGCGGCCACCAATGGTCGGCAACGACGGCGCCGAACAATATAAAAAGATAAGCGATCGAATAAGCGAAGAGACGCTTTTCGGGCTGCATCAGATCGCCCTCGCCCGTCGTGCGCGTGCCGACCTGGATCGAGAACAGGACGAAGACCGCCGACAGGAGGATGGCGGTCCAGCCATAGAGCGCGCCGGTGTAACCGAGCGGCCACGGGGCGATCGCTCCCGCCGCCATGATGATCGCATAAAAGAGGATCTGGCGCCGCGTCGACTTTTCACCCGCGACAACCGGCATCATCGGGATCCCCGCGGCGGCATAATCCGAACGCATGAACAGCGCCAGCGCCCAGAAATGCGGCGGCGTCCACAGGAAGATGAGCAGGAAGAGCAGCACCGGCAGCGGCGCGATCGATCCCGTCGCCGCGACCCAGCCGATCAGCGGCGGAAAGGCGCCCGCCGCGCCGCCGATGACGATATTCTGCGGCGTCCTGGGCTTCAGCCACATCGTATAGACGAAGACATAGAAGAGGATCGAGGCGAGCAGCAGGAGCGTCGCCTGCCAGTTCGATGCGAAGAGCATCAGGAACAGCGAAAAGGCGGCGAGCCCGATGCCGAACTGCAGCGCCGTCTGCGGATCGAGCCGGCCGGCGGGGAGCGGCCGCCCCGCGGTGCGCTTCATCTTGGCGTCAAGGCCCGCTTCATACCATTGGTTGAGCGCGCCCGACGCCCCCGCCCCCAGCGCGATCGCGAGGATCGACGAGAAGGCGAGCACCGGATGCACCTCGCCCGGCGCCGCGAGCAACCCGCACAGCGCGGTGAAGACCACCAG
This genomic interval from Sphingopyxis chilensis contains the following:
- a CDS encoding TonB-dependent receptor, translated to MRASQKQWLAKFLAGTSALSMMGMAQVAFAQEAPADSEVGGDEIIVTGIRASLAASADIKREAQGVVDAISAEDIGKFPDTNLAESLQRITGVSIDRSNGEGSLVTVRGFGPEFNLVTLNGRQMPTALIGDGGSAPSSRSFDFANLASEGIASVEVYKSGRATIESGGIGSSINIRTPRPLDNPGMRGSLSVKGVYDTSRNNGDPITPEVSGIFSTTFAEDRIGIMIAGSYQKRKSSTNTANVGWRDGYLGSENNWGSLAQPGDPRADNITNRPGPDDVYQVPQNASYDLNDINRERINGQAVLQFRPTDELTATVDYVYSRNTVETRNSNVGVWFNHENTSSAWTDGPVAGPIFYSEIFAPPTGTPGPDALYGGKDLSYSGALTENRAENNSLGFNLEWKGTDGVTFELDAHHSTAEVNPVNRFGSSMSLGNAVFGVQNQTINFENDLPVISYGMYPGIDPLDASLITPTGNAFRNAFFRNRINQVQLRGQYDHDGGFLDSIDFGVSYVDSKVRSAFGTIQNDDTWGGAGPAADIPDDIFKLVTLPDKFPGLAQSGMIESFYTFDFERLADLNEQNYQVCSNPATGAAQPGTCLAVFNTDRRISEKTLAPYLQVATVFDLFQNPAHFTAGIRYETTDISSAALVPVPVTTTWVGDNEFNVVFSGESDFTRFKGSYDNWLPAIDFDISPMEDIKLRASYSHTITRPDYASMQGGRTIDTLFRVGGGTGAQGNPGLVPYKSKNIDLSAEWYYGRDSYLSVGYFHKDVSNFISSTRIDSSAFGLTTPVGGPRWNAAIAAIGSGATVGQIREYIIENFPDTVTGNIINAAPGDPLVNFEIATPVNSDQTASLNGWEFALQHSFWDTGFGVILNYTIVNGDATYDNTQPSSVAQFALTGLSDSANAVAFYDKNGLQARVAWNWRDEFLAGTGPNPFYTEEYWQIDASASYEFIPGFTGFVEAINLTGEGRRGHLRSKNNVTFVQPGFARYAAGVRFSF
- a CDS encoding class I SAM-dependent methyltransferase, with the translated sequence MADLLPLVTLVGEAWDDYGLVDSGHGRKLERYGRYRFIRPEPQAMWAPALPPSEWEAADGEFIPASDDDGGGRWYYNKPVPSEGWPLAWRETRFTASCTPFRHLGFFPDMAPVWDWLRGQVADKPDPAFLNLFGYTGVGSQALAAAGASVTHVDASKKSVGQARENAALAGLADKPVRWIVDDAGKFTAREVRRERRYDAILLDPPKFGRGPGGERWQIEEGLAPLLTDCRRLLDADSRALFLTVYAVRMSALAIGELVAQLFADLPGKVECGELAVREEARGLLLPTAIFARWSR
- the thrC gene encoding threonine synthase; this translates as MEYISTRGSAPTLDFRAATLAGLASDGGLYVPAKWPRMSAEDIRALAGLDYAETAVRIMRPFVEGVLTEDELRTLCRAAYGRFSHDAVTPLVQLDHRHWLLELFHGPTLAFKDVALQLLGQLFEKFLAGGDTDITIVGATSGDTGSAAIEAVAGREHIQIFMLHPEGRVSDVQRRQMTTVLAPNVHNIAIDGSFDDAQAMVKRLFGDEEARSQVNLSAVNSINWARLMAQVVYYFYAAVRLGGPDRPVAFSVPTGNFGDVFAGYVAAQMGLPVAKLVVATNVNDILHRALTSGDYSAGTVTPTATPSMDIQVSSNFERLLFDLSGRDDAAITGMMSEFDANRAMTIPADMLAGARDLFSSASIDGDAMALALRWAQEHGGQIIDPHSAVGLAAARALEIDADIPVVTLATAHPAKFREAVERATGVRPPLPARLGNLFEREERYTKLPGDYDAVKAFVLAEAARG
- a CDS encoding SURF1 family protein, producing the protein MTEPAERPVRRWPLIPTLLVLAAVAVMIALGVWQLQRKSEKEALIALYQRNMAMSSLVAYPELPPVEDSFLYRKSSIVCLEPVRWDPRSGTDRKGKSGIRMIADCRTGAEGPGVLVDVGIGDDFAPPKWGGGTVQGTIVPGPEQPTVMARAMGKAVPARAMLVADAPVANLRPSGVPSADDTPNNHLAYAVQWFLFAAAALVIYILAVRRRLRP
- a CDS encoding DUF983 domain-containing protein; this translates as MPAGNQPQKGQPPIARAALFGLCPECGAQTLFDGPVKFAPRCRVCGLDFESYNVGDGPAAFLTLIIGALLIAIALTIDALFRPPFWVHVVLWVPLTAAAVVYGLRVGKAALLASEHQRQAAEGRRVDDDHD
- a CDS encoding cytochrome c oxidase subunit 3, which codes for MAGAKHHDYHLVNPSVWPLIGSVAALVMFFGLVMSMHADHFGGVGKWVLGLGFMGVIATFFSWWSDVINEAHAGDHTPVVQLHLRYGMILFIASEVMFFVGWFWAWFDFSLFPVPIEYAEGAVTSLFGQDGADAITMWPPKGIEVIDAFSLPLLNTLILLCSGTTITWAHHSLIHGDREGLKKGLWLTIILGAVFSTIQAYEYAHAPFGFGQSNYSSAFYMATGFHGFHVLVGTIFLIVCLVRTYKGHFTPQQHFGFEAAAWYWHFVDVVWLFLFIIVYVWGGWGAPVAAH
- a CDS encoding cytochrome c oxidase assembly protein codes for the protein MIARVSPNAKTASLAALLALAMVGLGFAAVPLYNLFCRVTGFGGTTQRFDPVAAAEEPQILSDTISVRFDANVSPNLPWKFYPEHPTDTVSIGARDMAIFIAENNSGQPVIGTASFNVTPTQAGKYFTKIQCFCFTQQRLEPGQQMRMPVLFFVDPKIKDDPDARDVQEITLSYTFHPVDEGKKAS
- a CDS encoding heme o synthase, translating into MAQSLTHGETALPADWRDLFALTKPRVMSLVVFTALCGLLAAPGEVHPVLAFSSILAIALGAGASGALNQWYEAGLDAKMKRTAGRPLPAGRLDPQTALQFGIGLAAFSLFLMLFASNWQATLLLLASILFYVFVYTMWLKPRTPQNIVIGGAAGAFPPLIGWVAATGSIAPLPVLLFLLIFLWTPPHFWALALFMRSDYAAAGIPMMPVVAGEKSTRRQILFYAIIMAAGAIAPWPLGYTGALYGWTAILLSAVFVLFSIQVGTRTTGEGDLMQPEKRLFAYSIAYLFILFGAVVADHWWPL